Proteins encoded by one window of Scatophagus argus isolate fScaArg1 chromosome 8, fScaArg1.pri, whole genome shotgun sequence:
- the uxt gene encoding protein UXT yields the protein MEQKVLQYESFINDVLKRDLQKVLEQRDSVYDKISQYLQLKSTIQSLQESGSQQLKTDVDLGCNFYVQAEVEDSSRIFVAVGFGFFVEMNHDEALRFIDKKTSQLTAFTEQLTKDSAKIKANIRMVLEGLRELQGLTELPESRRREVALSFPHVGQPEDSSVQ from the exons ATGGAGCAGAAGGTTCTGCAGTACGAAAGCTTCATCAACGACGTGCTGAAGAGAGATTTACA gaagGTGTTGGAGCAGAGAGATTCAGTCTATGACAAGATCTCTCAGTACCTGCAGCTGAAGAGCACCATCCAGAGTctgcag GAGTCGGGCTCTCAGCAGCTGAAGACAGATGTGGATCTGGGCTGTAACTTCTACGTCCAGGCTGAAGT TGAGGACTCGTCCAGGATCTTTGTAGCAGTCGGTTTCGGTTTCTTCGTGGAGATGAACCACGACGAAGCTCTGCGATTCATCGACAAGAAGACAAGTCAGCTCACAGC CTTCACGGAGCAGCTGACCAAAGACTCGGCTAAGATTAAAGCCAACATCCGCATGGTGCTGGAG gGTCTGCGGGAGCTGCAGGGACTGACAGAACTGCcagagagcagaagaagagaagtcGCCCTGTCTTTCCCACATGTTGGACAACCAGAGGACAGTTCGGTTCAATGA